The proteins below come from a single Salvelinus fontinalis isolate EN_2023a chromosome 1, ASM2944872v1, whole genome shotgun sequence genomic window:
- the LOC129853597 gene encoding mini-chromosome maintenance complex-binding protein-like → MEIWPCGNTNHIKSYHLSMSLHTLNSLHLVPKQDSVANQLVSGALQLARNTALFLDEMQLEQGQLDTSGVWNIPALGNLISWQKVDYDFNKMEFPCNINVLITSEGRSLLPVRTDKGVKSNFIGHIRNTI, encoded by the exons ATGGAaatatggccgtgtgggaacactaaccatatcaag TCTTACCATCTCAGTATGAGCCTCCACACATTGAACAGCCTGCATCTGGTGCCCAAGCAGGACTCCGTGGCTAACCAGCTGGTGAGTGGAGCCTTGCAGCTGGCCAGGAACACCGCCCTCTTCCTGGATGAGATGCAGCTGGAGCAGGGTCAACTGGACACCTCGG GTGTGTGGAACATCCCGGCTCTGGGGAACCTGATCTCCTGGCAGAAGGTTGATTATGACTTCAACAAGATGGAATTCCCCTGCAATATTAACGTGCTCATCACGTCAGAGGGCAGATCCCTGCTGCCGGTGAGGACAGACAAAGgcgtcaaatcaaattttattggccaCATCCGCAATACCATCTGa